The nucleotide sequence GAGGGGCACGACGTGACGCTGAAGAAGTTCTACCGCGAGAACGGTCATGTGCGGCTGCAGCCGGCGAACCCGGCGATGCAGCCGCTCGTGGTGCCGGCCGAGCGCGTGCAGGTCCAGGGTGTGATCATCGGCGTGATGCGCCGCTACTGACGCCCGCCGGCCCCCTCCCCGGCTCGGTGGCCGAGGGTTCGGTTTCCGCCACCGGGTCTTTCACTCGTCAGCCCTTCGGATGCAGAAGCCATGAGCGAATCGAAGCAGGTCAACTTCACCATCGTTCCCGACGACGAGGGGAACGAGCCTCGTGTCTACGCGAACTTCTGCGCGATCTCCCACACGCCGTTCGACTTCACCCTCACCTTCTGCGAGGTGATGCCGCTCACCGAGCGCGATGTGAAGGCGGCCGAGGCGCGGCACGTAGTCAAGGCCCCGGTACGCGCCAAGCTCGCGGTTCCCCTGCAGTTCGTGCCGACTCTGGTCGCCGCGCTGCAGGAACACCTGCGGGTGTTCGGCGAGTCGACGGGAACGGGCGGCTGGCCGGGCGGTCCGGTGCACTGAAGGGCGAGTCCGCGATG is from Acidobacteriota bacterium and encodes:
- a CDS encoding DUF3467 domain-containing protein: MSESKQVNFTIVPDDEGNEPRVYANFCAISHTPFDFTLTFCEVMPLTERDVKAAEARHVVKAPVRAKLAVPLQFVPTLVAALQEHLRVFGESTGTGGWPGGPVH